A window of Synechococcus sp. MEDNS5 contains these coding sequences:
- the uvrA gene encoding excinuclease ABC subunit UvrA, translated as MGRPAPKSKAPSGSRPVNLSGGTLEDVIRVRGARQHNLKNVDVTIPRNKMVVFTGVSGSGKSSLAFDTIFAEGQRRYVESLSAYARQFLGQVDKPDVDAIEGLSPAISIDQKSTSHNPRSTVGTVTEIQDYLRLLFGRAGEPHCPQCDRAIRPQTIDEMVDQILTLPEGTRYQLLTPLVRGKKGTHSKLISGLAAEGFARLRIDGEVRELADNIELDKNHQHSIEVVVDRLVARDGIQERLTDSLRTALKRGDGLAIVEVVPKKDEELPEGVERERLYSENFACPEHGAVMEELSPRLFSFNSPYGACEACHGIGHLRKFTAERVIPDPALPVYAAVAPWAEKDNSYYFSLLYSVGEAFGFEIKTPWKDLTDEQQDVLLNGSRDPILIQADSRYRKGKAGYERPFEGILPILERQLRDASGEAMRQKLEKYLELVPCASCAGQRLRPEALSVRVGPFRITELTAVSVGQTLERIERLMGVGAFEASEPLLTDRQIQIGDLVLREIRMRLRFLLDVGLDYLSLDRPAMTLSGGEAQRIRLATQIGAGLTGVLYVLDEPSIGLHQRDNDRLLATLERLRDLGNTLVVVEHDEDTIRAADHLVDIGPGAGVHGGHIVAEGSLEDLLAAEDSLTGAYLSGRRSIPTPSERRSVGTRSLKLLNCARNNLTDLSVEFPLGRLVSVTGVSGSGKSTLVNELLHPALEHGLGELRGIKSIDKVIVIDQSPIGRTPRSNPATYTGAFDPIRQVFAATVEAKARGYQVGQFSFNVKGGRCEACRGQGVNVIEMNFLPDVYVQCDVCKGARFNRETLQVTYKGFTIADVLQMTVEQAADVFSAIPQAADRLRTLVDVGLGYVKLGQPAPTLSGGEAQRVKLATELSKRATGKTLYLIDEPTTGLSFYDVHKLMDVMQRLVDKGNSIICIEHNLDVIRCSDWLIDLGPEGGDKGGQIVACGTPEEVAQHPTSHTGRYLAKVLEQHPPESVVPLAA; from the coding sequence ATGGGGCGTCCTGCTCCCAAATCGAAGGCCCCGTCGGGTTCCAGGCCCGTCAACCTCAGTGGTGGAACCCTTGAGGATGTGATTCGGGTGCGTGGTGCCCGTCAGCACAACCTCAAGAATGTCGATGTCACCATCCCCCGCAACAAGATGGTGGTGTTCACCGGTGTGAGTGGCAGCGGGAAGAGCTCTCTCGCTTTCGACACGATTTTTGCTGAGGGTCAGCGCCGCTACGTCGAGAGTCTCTCGGCCTATGCGCGTCAGTTTTTGGGTCAGGTTGACAAACCGGATGTGGATGCCATCGAGGGCCTTTCACCGGCAATCTCGATTGATCAGAAATCCACGAGCCACAATCCTCGTTCCACCGTGGGAACGGTCACAGAAATCCAGGACTACCTCAGACTTCTCTTTGGCCGGGCTGGTGAACCTCACTGTCCGCAATGTGATCGGGCGATCCGGCCCCAGACCATCGATGAAATGGTCGATCAGATCCTCACGCTTCCGGAAGGCACCCGCTATCAGTTGCTGACGCCGCTGGTGCGAGGCAAGAAGGGCACCCACAGCAAGCTGATCAGTGGCCTTGCGGCTGAAGGATTCGCTCGCTTGCGCATCGATGGAGAAGTGCGGGAGCTTGCCGACAACATTGAGCTCGACAAGAACCACCAGCACAGCATTGAGGTGGTGGTGGATCGTCTGGTGGCCCGCGACGGCATTCAGGAGCGACTCACGGATTCCTTAAGGACGGCTCTGAAACGGGGTGATGGTCTGGCCATCGTTGAGGTGGTTCCCAAGAAGGACGAGGAGCTTCCCGAGGGTGTGGAGCGGGAGCGTCTTTATTCCGAAAACTTCGCGTGTCCTGAGCATGGGGCCGTGATGGAAGAACTGTCGCCACGACTGTTTTCTTTCAACAGCCCTTACGGAGCCTGTGAGGCTTGTCATGGCATTGGACATCTGCGCAAGTTCACAGCAGAGCGTGTGATCCCTGATCCAGCGTTGCCGGTGTATGCGGCCGTTGCACCCTGGGCGGAAAAAGACAATTCCTATTACTTCTCCCTGCTCTATTCCGTGGGAGAGGCCTTCGGGTTTGAAATTAAAACGCCTTGGAAGGATCTCACCGACGAGCAGCAGGACGTCTTGCTCAATGGAAGTCGGGATCCGATTCTCATTCAGGCGGATAGCCGCTACCGCAAGGGCAAGGCTGGATATGAGCGGCCTTTCGAAGGAATCCTGCCGATTTTGGAACGTCAGCTTCGTGATGCCAGCGGTGAGGCCATGCGTCAGAAGCTGGAGAAATATCTGGAGCTGGTGCCTTGCGCCAGCTGTGCCGGTCAACGGTTGCGACCTGAAGCTTTGTCCGTGCGGGTCGGTCCGTTTCGGATCACGGAACTCACTGCCGTCAGCGTTGGTCAGACCCTGGAGCGCATTGAGCGGCTGATGGGCGTGGGGGCCTTCGAAGCAAGTGAACCGTTGCTCACGGATCGCCAGATTCAGATCGGTGACCTGGTGCTGCGCGAGATCCGCATGCGTCTGCGTTTTCTGCTCGACGTGGGCCTGGATTATCTCAGTCTCGATAGGCCAGCGATGACCCTCTCAGGTGGAGAAGCTCAGCGCATCCGTCTCGCCACCCAGATCGGTGCCGGACTCACCGGTGTTCTCTACGTGCTTGATGAACCGAGCATCGGTCTTCACCAGCGTGACAATGATCGATTGCTGGCCACCCTCGAGCGCCTTCGTGATCTTGGAAACACCCTAGTGGTGGTGGAGCACGACGAAGACACCATTCGCGCCGCCGATCACCTGGTGGATATCGGGCCTGGTGCCGGTGTGCACGGTGGTCACATCGTGGCCGAGGGCTCTCTCGAGGATCTCCTGGCCGCTGAGGACTCGCTAACCGGTGCTTATCTCAGCGGCCGTCGCAGCATTCCCACGCCATCAGAGCGGCGTTCGGTCGGGACGCGCAGCCTCAAGCTTCTCAACTGTGCTCGCAATAATCTCACCGATCTTAGTGTTGAATTTCCCCTGGGCCGCCTGGTGTCGGTCACTGGGGTCAGCGGCAGTGGCAAAAGCACTTTGGTGAACGAACTGCTGCATCCCGCCCTGGAGCATGGTCTCGGTGAACTCCGAGGCATCAAATCGATCGACAAGGTGATCGTGATCGATCAGTCACCGATCGGCCGCACCCCCCGCTCCAATCCGGCCACCTACACCGGAGCCTTCGATCCGATCCGTCAGGTGTTTGCCGCCACGGTCGAGGCCAAGGCTCGCGGTTACCAGGTCGGTCAATTCAGCTTCAACGTGAAGGGAGGGCGCTGTGAGGCCTGCCGAGGTCAGGGGGTGAATGTGATTGAAATGAATTTCCTCCCGGATGTGTATGTGCAGTGCGATGTTTGCAAGGGAGCTCGCTTCAACCGCGAGACCCTTCAAGTCACCTACAAAGGCTTCACGATTGCTGACGTTCTGCAGATGACTGTGGAGCAGGCGGCGGATGTGTTTTCCGCCATCCCACAAGCGGCGGATCGCCTGCGCACGCTTGTGGATGTCGGTCTCGGTTACGTGAAGTTGGGTCAGCCTGCACCCACTTTGTCTGGGGGTGAAGCTCAGCGGGTGAAGTTGGCGACCGAGCTATCAAAACGGGCCACGGGCAAGACGCTTTATCTGATTGATGAGCCCACCACGGGCCTCAGCTTCTATGACGTGCACAAGCTGATGGATGTGATGCAGCGTTTGGTGGATAAGGGCAATTCCATCATCTGCATTGAGCACAATCTTGATGTGATTCGCTGTTCCGATTGGCTAATCGATCTTGGTCCGGAAGGGGGTGACAAAGGGGGACAGATCGTGGCTTGCGGAACGCCTGAAGAGGTGGCCCAGCATCCAACCAGTCACACGGGTCGCTATCTGGCCAAGGTTCTCGAGCAACATCCACCTGAGTCGGTTGTTCCTCTCGCTGCCTGA